A portion of the Eubacterium maltosivorans genome contains these proteins:
- the rplU gene encoding 50S ribosomal protein L21, which produces MYAIIKTGGKQYRVQQDDVIEIEKLNLEDGAKEVSFSDVLAVNKDGELTVGTPVVENAVVKGEVLEVAKASKVIVYKYKSKKDYRKKQGHRQPFMKVKITAIEA; this is translated from the coding sequence ATGTACGCAATCATTAAAACAGGTGGTAAGCAGTACCGTGTTCAGCAGGACGATGTGATCGAAATTGAAAAACTCAATCTCGAAGACGGCGCGAAGGAAGTTTCTTTCAGCGATGTTTTAGCTGTGAACAAAGACGGTGAATTAACTGTTGGTACTCCGGTTGTTGAAAATGCAGTGGTTAAAGGCGAAGTTTTAGAAGTAGCTAAGGCTTCAAAGGTAATTGTTTATAAATATAAATCTAAAAAAGATTACCGTAAAAAACAGGGCCACAGACAGCCGTTCATGAAAGTTAAAATTACAGCAATCGAAGCGTAA
- a CDS encoding ribosomal-processing cysteine protease Prp produces the protein MITVTFERDRDTIRKVEVSGHGEYADSGEDIVCAGVSILTISILNGLSEIVGLTDLNRRVDEGYTSFEIPEIKDPVQKIQADALMDTFHLGLCATEAAYRDYVKIIDN, from the coding sequence ATGATTACAGTAACTTTTGAGAGAGACCGCGATACGATACGAAAAGTAGAGGTATCCGGACATGGAGAATATGCGGATTCAGGCGAAGATATCGTATGCGCAGGAGTCTCGATCTTAACCATCAGTATATTGAATGGCTTGAGTGAGATCGTTGGTCTGACCGATTTAAACCGTCGGGTAGATGAGGGCTATACGTCCTTTGAAATTCCCGAAATCAAAGACCCGGTGCAGAAAATTCAGGCGGACGCCTTGATGGATACTTTCCATTTAGGGCTGTGCGCTACAGAAGCCGCTTATAGAGATTATGTTAAAATAATTGATAATTAA
- the rpmA gene encoding 50S ribosomal protein L27, whose protein sequence is MIKMNLQLFAHKKGVGSSRNGRDSESKRLGVKRGDGQFVLAGNILVRQRGTHIHPGKNVGRGGDDTLFAMCDGVVTFERKGKDKKQVSIYPREAM, encoded by the coding sequence ATGATTAAAATGAACCTTCAACTGTTTGCCCACAAAAAAGGGGTAGGTAGTTCTAGAAACGGTCGTGACAGTGAATCCAAACGTCTTGGCGTTAAAAGAGGAGACGGTCAGTTCGTATTGGCTGGTAACATTTTAGTAAGACAGAGAGGAACTCATATTCATCCCGGCAAGAACGTAGGCCGCGGTGGCGATGATACTTTATTTGCGATGTGTGACGGTGTCGTAACTTTCGAACGTAAAGGCAAAGACAAGAAACAGGTCAGCATTTATCCTCGAGAAGCAATGTAG